A stretch of Pseudomonas sp. LS.1a DNA encodes these proteins:
- a CDS encoding HDOD domain-containing protein, with protein sequence MPPQPQIMVDLQFEQYMPDPDLETIAKLISQDPGLSGALLKLVNSPHFGLSNKIGSIQRAVNLLGSRSIINLINAQSIKGEMTDETIVTLNRFWDTAQDVAMTCLTLAKRTGIQAADEAYTLGLFHDCGVPLMLKRFPDYMDVLEEAYAKADEETRVVDSENRVFNTNHSVVGYFTAKSWRLPEHLSAAIANHHNALAVFRDESSRNTQSQLKNLLAVLKMAEHICASYRVLGNQAEDHEWNVVGPLVLDYIGLSEYDFENLKQNIRELGGH encoded by the coding sequence ATCCCGCCGCAACCGCAGATCATGGTCGACCTGCAGTTCGAGCAGTACATGCCTGACCCGGACCTGGAAACCATCGCCAAGCTGATTTCCCAGGACCCGGGCCTCTCGGGGGCCTTGCTCAAGCTGGTCAACTCCCCGCATTTCGGCCTTTCCAACAAGATCGGCTCGATCCAGCGGGCGGTGAACCTGCTGGGCAGCCGTTCGATCATCAACCTGATCAACGCCCAGTCGATCAAGGGCGAGATGACTGACGAGACCATCGTCACCCTCAACCGCTTCTGGGACACCGCCCAGGATGTGGCGATGACCTGTCTGACCCTGGCCAAGCGCACCGGCATCCAGGCGGCGGACGAGGCTTACACCCTCGGCCTGTTCCATGACTGTGGCGTGCCGCTGATGCTCAAGCGCTTCCCCGACTACATGGATGTGCTAGAGGAGGCCTATGCCAAGGCCGACGAGGAAACCCGCGTGGTCGACAGCGAAAACCGCGTGTTCAACACCAACCATTCGGTGGTCGGCTATTTCACTGCCAAGTCCTGGCGCCTGCCCGAGCACCTCAGCGCGGCCATCGCCAACCACCACAACGCCTTGGCGGTGTTCCGCGACGAGAGCTCGCGCAATACCCAGAGCCAGCTGAAAAACCTGCTGGCGGTGCTGAAGATGGCCGAGCACATCTGCGCGTCCTACCGGGTGCTGGGTAACCAGGCCGAGGACCACGAATGGAATGTGGTCGGCCCGCTGGTGCTCGATTACATTGGCTTGTCGGAATACGATTTCGAAAACCTCAAGCAGAACATTCGCGAGTTGGGCGGGCACTGA
- a CDS encoding coniferyl aldehyde dehydrogenase, with product MNSPSALPPVQFDLDLAATFAAQRQAFAGNPLPPAAQRRQWLKSLRAALLASQAELIEAIGEDFEGRSADETLLAELLPSVQGLRHAEKHLQRWMRASRRRVGLAFQPASAQVRYQPLGVVGIIVPWNYPLFLAIGPLTCALAAGNRVMLKLSEATPATGLALKQLLERVFPCDLVSVVLGEVEVGQAFARLPFDHLLFTGATSVGRQVMLAAAHNLTPVTLELGGKSPAIVSADVPLDSAAERIAFGKTLNAGQTCVAPDYVLVPRERLEAFSDAYQRAVRRLYPRIADNPDYTAIINPRQLQRLQHLLDDAHAKGAQVLDLYPGETRQGRRLPPHLLLDVNDGMQVMQDEIFGPLLPLLPYDSLEQALAYINQRPRPLALYYFGHDRAGQEQVLRHTHSGGVCLNDTLLHVAQDDLPFGGIGPSGMGHYHGHDGFLTFSKAKAVLAKQRFNATRLVYPPYGKALQRLVFKLFIR from the coding sequence ATGAACTCGCCCAGTGCCTTGCCCCCTGTGCAATTCGACCTCGACCTTGCGGCGACGTTCGCCGCCCAGCGCCAGGCCTTTGCCGGCAACCCATTGCCGCCGGCCGCGCAGCGGCGCCAATGGCTGAAAAGCCTGCGTGCAGCCTTGCTGGCCAGCCAGGCCGAACTGATCGAGGCCATCGGCGAGGACTTTGAAGGGCGCAGCGCCGACGAGACCCTGCTGGCCGAACTGCTGCCCTCGGTGCAAGGCCTGCGCCACGCCGAAAAGCACCTGCAACGCTGGATGCGCGCCAGTCGGCGCAGGGTCGGCCTGGCCTTCCAGCCGGCCAGCGCACAGGTACGCTACCAACCCCTGGGCGTGGTCGGCATCATCGTGCCGTGGAACTACCCGCTGTTCCTTGCCATCGGCCCACTGACGTGTGCCCTGGCCGCCGGCAACCGGGTCATGCTCAAGCTCAGCGAAGCCACGCCTGCCACTGGCCTGGCGCTTAAGCAGTTGCTGGAGCGGGTGTTCCCCTGTGACCTGGTCAGCGTGGTGCTCGGCGAGGTTGAGGTAGGCCAGGCCTTTGCCCGCCTGCCGTTCGACCACCTGCTGTTCACCGGCGCCACCAGCGTGGGTCGCCAGGTAATGCTGGCTGCAGCGCACAACCTGACCCCGGTCACCCTGGAACTGGGTGGCAAGTCACCGGCCATAGTCTCGGCCGACGTACCGCTGGACAGCGCCGCCGAGCGCATCGCCTTCGGCAAGACCCTCAACGCGGGCCAGACCTGCGTTGCCCCCGATTACGTGCTGGTGCCGCGCGAGCGGCTGGAGGCCTTCAGCGACGCCTACCAGCGTGCCGTCCGCCGTCTGTACCCGCGCATCGCCGACAACCCCGACTACACCGCCATCATCAACCCGCGCCAACTGCAGCGTTTGCAGCACCTGCTGGACGATGCCCACGCCAAAGGGGCGCAGGTGCTCGACCTGTACCCCGGCGAAACCCGCCAGGGCCGGCGCCTGCCGCCGCACCTGCTGCTGGACGTGAACGACGGCATGCAGGTGATGCAGGATGAAATCTTCGGCCCGCTGCTGCCGCTGCTGCCCTACGACAGCCTTGAGCAGGCACTGGCCTACATCAACCAGCGCCCCCGCCCGCTGGCGCTGTACTACTTCGGCCATGACCGCGCCGGCCAGGAGCAGGTGTTGCGCCACACCCACTCCGGTGGAGTGTGCCTGAACGACACCCTGCTGCACGTCGCCCAGGACGACTTGCCATTCGGCGGCATCGGCCCTTCAGGCATGGGCCATTACCATGGCCATGACGGGTTCCTGACCTTCAGCAAGGCCAAGGCGGTACTGGCCAAGCAGCGCTTCAACGCTACCAGGCTGGTCTACCCGCCTTATGGCAAAGCCTTGCAGCGCCTGGTCTTCAAGCTGTTCATCCGCTGA
- a CDS encoding YfhL family 4Fe-4S dicluster ferredoxin: protein MSLIITDDCINCDVCEPECPNEAISQGEEIYVIDPNLCTQCVGHYDEPQCQQVCPVDCIPLDEAHPETEEELMAKYRRITGKA, encoded by the coding sequence ATGTCCCTGATCATCACCGACGATTGCATCAACTGCGACGTCTGCGAACCCGAGTGCCCGAACGAGGCCATCTCCCAAGGCGAAGAGATCTACGTGATCGACCCTAACCTGTGCACCCAGTGCGTAGGCCATTACGACGAGCCGCAATGCCAGCAGGTCTGCCCGGTCGACTGCATCCCGCTGGATGAGGCGCACCCGGAAACCGAAGAAGAGCTGATGGCCAAGTACCGCCGGATTACCGGCAAGGCCTGA
- a CDS encoding LysR family transcriptional regulator has protein sequence MFDTVLLRSLLAVADNGGFTRAAQRLHLTQSAISAHIRRLESEAGHKLLERTTRSVSLTPAGARLAGYARTILALHDDARASLGVGRRVSGMVFVGLSEEMVKAPIIDCLRRFSVAHPDVEVSLKVGLTGELLALVQSGGLDIVLGSRCGDEERGELLWSEPLVWARGPVALPTDDATTPIPLAVFSDQCPYRAAAIEALARAGRQWRIVCQSPSAGGLITAVSGGLGVTPVTRSSALAAGLQEVPTLPSLPQAQFILTSVAKPKRSVALLLAQLRQCASRGEL, from the coding sequence GTGTTCGATACTGTGCTTTTGCGTAGCTTGCTTGCCGTTGCCGACAACGGTGGTTTCACGCGCGCGGCGCAGAGGCTGCATCTAACGCAGTCGGCGATCAGCGCTCACATCAGGCGGCTGGAGAGTGAAGCTGGGCACAAATTGCTGGAGCGCACGACCCGTTCGGTCAGCCTGACGCCAGCGGGCGCCCGGCTGGCAGGTTATGCCCGCACTATCCTGGCGTTGCATGATGATGCTCGCGCGAGCCTTGGCGTAGGCCGTCGGGTTTCAGGCATGGTATTTGTGGGCTTGAGCGAGGAGATGGTGAAAGCCCCCATCATCGACTGCCTGCGTCGATTCTCGGTGGCGCATCCCGATGTAGAGGTTTCCCTGAAAGTCGGCCTGACCGGCGAGCTGCTTGCACTTGTTCAATCGGGTGGGCTCGATATCGTGTTGGGGAGCCGCTGCGGCGACGAAGAACGTGGCGAACTGCTTTGGTCCGAGCCGTTGGTCTGGGCGAGAGGGCCGGTTGCGCTGCCCACCGATGATGCAACCACTCCAATACCCTTGGCGGTGTTTTCCGATCAATGCCCCTACCGTGCCGCCGCCATCGAAGCCCTGGCGCGTGCGGGGCGACAATGGCGGATCGTTTGCCAGAGCCCAAGTGCCGGGGGGCTGATAACCGCTGTCAGTGGTGGGCTGGGTGTAACGCCAGTCACCCGGTCGTCCGCACTGGCTGCAGGTTTACAGGAAGTGCCAACGCTGCCATCCCTTCCTCAAGCGCAGTTCATTTTGACCTCGGTGGCGAAGCCGAAGCGCTCAGTTGCCCTGCTGCTGGCGCAATTGCGCCAATGTGCTTCGAGGGGGGAGCTTTGA
- the coaD gene encoding pantetheine-phosphate adenylyltransferase — protein MNRVLYPGTFDPITKGHGDLVERASRLFDHVIIAVAASPKKNPLFPLEQRVELAREVTKHLPNVEVIGFSSLLAHFAKEQGANVFLRGLRAVSDFEYEFQLANMNRQLAPDVESLFLTPSERYSFISSTLVREIAALGGDISKFVHPVVADALTERFKK, from the coding sequence ATGAACCGAGTGTTGTACCCGGGTACTTTCGACCCCATTACCAAAGGCCATGGCGACCTGGTCGAGCGCGCCTCGCGGCTGTTCGACCACGTGATCATCGCGGTGGCGGCCAGCCCCAAGAAAAACCCGCTGTTCCCGCTGGAACAACGGGTGGAGCTCGCCCGTGAGGTCACCAAGCACCTGCCCAATGTCGAAGTCATCGGCTTCTCCTCGCTGCTGGCGCATTTCGCCAAGGAACAGGGCGCGAACGTCTTCCTGCGCGGCCTGCGTGCGGTGTCCGACTTCGAGTACGAGTTCCAGCTGGCGAACATGAACCGGCAACTGGCGCCCGACGTCGAGAGCCTGTTCCTCACGCCTTCGGAGCGCTACTCGTTCATTTCCTCGACCCTGGTCCGGGAAATTGCCGCGCTGGGGGGGGATATCAGCAAGTTCGTCCACCCGGTGGTGGCCGATGCGCTGACCGAACGCTTCAAGAAGTAA
- the ilvD gene encoding dihydroxy-acid dehydratase, translated as MPDYRSKTSTQGRNMAGARALWRATGMKDEDFKKPIIAIANSFTQFVPGHVHLKDLGQLVAREIERAGGVAKEFNTIAVDDGIAMGHDGMLYSLPSREIIADAVEYMVNAHCADAIVCISNCDKITPGMLMAALRLNIPVIFVSGGPMEAGKTKLASHGLDLVDAMVIAADSSASDEKVAEYERSACPTCGSCSGMFTANSMNCLTEALGLALPGNGSTLATHADREQLFLTAGRTIVELCKRYYGENDESVLPRNIANFKAFENAMMLDIAMGGSTNTILHLLAAAQEAEVAFDLRDIDRLSRKVPQLCKVAPNIQKYHMEDVHRAGGIFSILGSLARGGLLHTDLPTVHSRSMEEAIAKWDITQTDDEAVHTFFKAGPAGIPTQTAFSQSTRWPSLDLDRAEGCIRSVEHAYSQEGGLAVLYGNIALDGCVVKTAGVDESILVFEGTAKIFESQDSAVRGILADEVKAGDIVIIRYEGPKGGPGMQEMLYPTSYLKSKGLGKACALLTDGRFSGGTSGLSIGHASPEAAAGGAIGLVRDGDKVLIDIPNRSINLQVSDAELAERRVEQDKKGWKPAEVRPRKVTTALKAYALLATSADKGAVRNKAMLEGL; from the coding sequence ATGCCTGATTATCGTTCCAAGACTTCCACCCAAGGCCGCAACATGGCCGGCGCCCGTGCCCTGTGGCGCGCCACCGGGATGAAGGACGAAGACTTCAAGAAACCGATCATCGCCATCGCCAACTCGTTCACCCAGTTCGTCCCGGGCCACGTGCACCTGAAGGACCTGGGCCAGCTGGTCGCCCGCGAAATCGAACGCGCCGGTGGCGTGGCCAAGGAATTCAACACCATCGCGGTCGATGACGGCATCGCCATGGGCCACGACGGCATGCTCTACTCGCTGCCAAGCCGCGAGATCATTGCCGACGCCGTGGAGTACATGGTCAACGCCCACTGCGCCGACGCCATCGTGTGCATCTCCAACTGCGACAAGATCACCCCCGGCATGCTGATGGCCGCCCTGCGCCTGAACATCCCGGTAATCTTCGTGTCCGGCGGTCCGATGGAAGCCGGCAAGACCAAGCTGGCCAGCCACGGCCTGGACCTGGTCGACGCCATGGTCATCGCCGCCGACTCCTCGGCTTCCGACGAAAAAGTCGCCGAATACGAGCGCAGCGCCTGCCCGACCTGCGGTTCGTGCTCCGGCATGTTCACCGCCAACTCGATGAACTGCCTGACCGAAGCCCTGGGCCTGGCCCTGCCGGGCAACGGTTCGACCCTGGCCACCCACGCCGACCGCGAGCAGCTGTTCCTCACCGCCGGCCGCACCATCGTCGAGCTTTGCAAGCGCTACTACGGCGAAAACGATGAGTCGGTACTGCCGCGCAACATCGCCAACTTCAAGGCGTTCGAGAACGCCATGATGCTCGACATCGCCATGGGCGGCTCGACCAACACCATCCTGCACCTGCTGGCCGCCGCCCAGGAAGCCGAGGTGGCGTTCGACCTGCGCGACATCGACCGCTTGTCGCGCAAGGTGCCGCAGCTGTGCAAGGTTGCGCCGAACATCCAGAAATATCACATGGAAGACGTGCACCGTGCCGGCGGCATCTTCAGCATCCTCGGCTCGCTGGCCCGTGGCGGCCTGTTGCACACCGACCTGCCGACCGTGCACAGCCGCAGCATGGAAGAAGCCATCGCCAAGTGGGACATCACCCAGACCGATGACGAAGCCGTGCACACCTTCTTCAAGGCCGGCCCTGCCGGCATCCCGACCCAGACCGCGTTCAGCCAGTCGACCCGCTGGCCGAGCCTGGACCTGGACCGCGCCGAAGGCTGCATCCGCAGTGTCGAGCATGCCTACTCGCAAGAAGGCGGCCTGGCCGTGCTGTACGGCAACATCGCGCTGGATGGCTGCGTGGTGAAAACCGCCGGTGTCGACGAGTCGATCCTGGTGTTCGAAGGCACCGCGAAGATCTTCGAGAGCCAGGACAGCGCCGTACGCGGCATCCTCGCCGACGAAGTGAAGGCCGGCGACATCGTGATCATCCGCTACGAAGGCCCGAAAGGTGGCCCGGGCATGCAGGAAATGCTGTACCCGACCTCGTACCTGAAGTCCAAGGGCCTGGGCAAGGCCTGCGCCCTGCTCACCGACGGCCGCTTCTCGGGCGGTACCTCGGGCCTGTCGATCGGCCACGCTTCGCCGGAAGCCGCTGCTGGCGGCGCCATCGGCCTGGTGCGCGACGGCGACAAGGTGCTGATCGACATCCCGAATCGTTCGATCAACCTGCAAGTCAGCGACGCAGAGCTGGCCGAGCGCCGTGTCGAGCAGGACAAGAAGGGCTGGAAACCGGCTGAAGTACGCCCACGCAAGGTGACCACCGCGCTGAAGGCCTATGCCCTGCTGGCGACCAGTGCCGACAAGGGCGCCGTGCGTAACAAGGCCATGCTGGAAGGGTTGTAA
- a CDS encoding GMC family oxidoreductase codes for MPVPDPFRQGLESGWITHDASRLTHDLTLEADVAVIGSGAGGATSAQMLSTAGFKVLLIEEGPLKTSSDFHLLENEAYANLYQEGLGRMSKDGAITILQGRAVGGTTLVNWTSSFRTPPQTLAHWATAHNVTGLGEAQMRPWFERMEQELGITPWALPPNANNDVLRRGCEQLGYRWAVIPRNVRGCWNLGYCGMGCPVNAKQSMLVTRIPATLEQGGELLYLARAERFEHNGERIHGLTCQALDPQGIHPTGRLVRVRARHYILAGGGINSPALLLRSDAPDPNGRLGKRTFLHLVNFSAARFNERIDPYYGAPQSIYSDHFQWQGGSDGPIGYKLEVPPLHPALASTLLGGHGHENALRMAELPHTHVMLALLRDGFHPQSQGGAVELRGDGSPVLDYPVTNYLRDGLRRAYRSMAQIQFAAGATQVTPVHSDASAASSLEQALAMIDKLRLEPFRTRLGSAHVMGGCAFGDDPRQAVCDSLGRHHQLENLSIHDGSLFPTSIGANPQLSVYAISARLTEALVARLAHSA; via the coding sequence ATGCCTGTCCCCGACCCGTTTCGCCAAGGCCTGGAAAGCGGCTGGATCACCCATGACGCCTCGCGCCTGACACACGATCTCACGCTGGAAGCCGACGTTGCCGTGATCGGCAGCGGTGCCGGTGGCGCTACCAGCGCGCAGATGCTCAGTACTGCCGGCTTCAAGGTATTGCTGATCGAAGAAGGCCCGCTGAAGACCAGCAGCGATTTCCACCTGCTGGAAAACGAAGCCTATGCCAATCTGTACCAGGAAGGCCTGGGCCGCATGAGCAAGGACGGCGCCATCACCATCCTCCAGGGCCGCGCCGTGGGCGGCACCACGCTGGTCAACTGGACCTCGAGCTTTCGCACCCCGCCACAGACCTTGGCGCACTGGGCCACGGCCCACAACGTGACCGGCCTGGGCGAGGCGCAAATGCGCCCCTGGTTCGAACGCATGGAGCAGGAGCTGGGCATCACCCCCTGGGCCCTGCCACCGAATGCCAACAACGACGTGCTGCGCCGTGGCTGCGAACAGCTGGGCTACCGCTGGGCGGTGATCCCGCGCAACGTGCGCGGCTGCTGGAACCTGGGCTACTGCGGCATGGGTTGCCCGGTAAATGCCAAGCAATCGATGCTGGTAACCCGTATTCCCGCCACCCTCGAACAGGGCGGCGAGCTGCTGTACCTGGCTCGGGCCGAGCGCTTCGAACACAACGGCGAGCGCATCCATGGCCTGACCTGCCAGGCGCTGGATCCCCAGGGCATACACCCCACAGGCCGACTGGTTCGTGTTCGCGCGCGTCACTACATCCTCGCCGGTGGCGGCATCAACAGCCCGGCCCTGTTGCTGCGTTCCGACGCGCCCGACCCGAATGGCCGCCTGGGCAAACGTACCTTCCTGCACCTGGTCAACTTCAGCGCAGCACGCTTCAACGAGCGTATCGACCCCTACTACGGCGCCCCGCAGTCCATCTATAGCGACCATTTCCAATGGCAAGGCGGCAGCGACGGCCCGATCGGCTACAAGCTGGAAGTACCGCCCTTGCACCCGGCCTTGGCCAGCACCCTGCTGGGCGGGCACGGGCACGAGAATGCCCTGCGCATGGCCGAACTGCCGCATACCCACGTGATGCTGGCACTGCTGCGTGACGGGTTCCACCCGCAAAGCCAGGGCGGGGCCGTGGAGCTGCGCGGCGATGGCTCACCAGTGCTCGATTACCCGGTCACCAACTACCTGCGCGACGGCCTGCGCCGCGCCTACCGCAGCATGGCGCAGATCCAGTTCGCCGCCGGCGCCACCCAGGTTACCCCCGTGCACAGCGATGCCAGCGCCGCGTCCAGCCTGGAACAGGCCTTGGCCATGATCGACAAGTTGCGCCTGGAGCCGTTCCGCACACGCCTGGGCAGCGCCCACGTGATGGGTGGCTGCGCCTTCGGCGACGACCCGCGCCAGGCGGTGTGCGACAGCCTGGGCCGCCATCACCAGTTGGAAAACCTGTCGATTCACGACGGTTCGCTGTTCCCCACCAGCATTGGTGCCAACCCGCAACTGTCGGTGTATGCCATCAGCGCCAGGCTCACCGAAGCACTGGTCGCCCGCCTGGCACACAGCGCATGA
- a CDS encoding class I SAM-dependent rRNA methyltransferase, with protein MSLPSLRLKANADRRLRAGHLWVYSNEVDVTATPLQGFQAGQQAVLEAANGKPLGIVALSPNNLICARLLSRDAKLPLDKSLLVHRLNVALSLRQRLFDQPCYRLVYGDSDLLPGLVVDRFFDILVVQLASATMEAHKDDVIAALVQVLKPSGILFKNDSSARDAEGLQRYVETVYGEVPDWVPLEENGVKFEAPVREGQKTGWFYDHRMNRARLAPYVKGKRVLDLFSYIGGWGVQAGAFGASEVFCVDASGFALDGVERNAALNGISEKLTCIEGDVFEALRELKAAEERFDVIIADPPAFIKRKKDLKNGEAAYRRLNEQAMRMLTKDGILVSASCSMHLPEDDLHNILLTSARHLDRNMQLLERGGQGPDHPVHPAIAETRYIKSITCRLLPNS; from the coding sequence ATGTCCCTGCCCAGCCTTCGCCTCAAAGCCAATGCCGACCGCCGCCTGCGCGCCGGCCACCTGTGGGTCTACAGCAACGAAGTCGACGTTACCGCGACCCCGCTGCAAGGCTTCCAGGCCGGCCAGCAGGCCGTTCTCGAGGCGGCCAACGGCAAGCCACTGGGTATCGTCGCACTGAGCCCGAACAACCTGATCTGTGCCCGCCTGCTGTCGCGCGACGCCAAGCTGCCGCTGGACAAGTCGCTGCTGGTGCACCGCCTGAACGTTGCCCTGTCGCTGCGCCAGCGCCTGTTCGACCAACCATGCTACCGCCTGGTCTATGGCGACTCCGACCTGCTGCCAGGCCTGGTGGTCGATCGCTTCTTCGACATCCTCGTGGTGCAGTTGGCCTCGGCCACCATGGAAGCGCACAAGGATGACGTGATTGCAGCCCTGGTACAGGTACTCAAGCCAAGCGGCATCCTGTTCAAGAACGACTCCTCCGCGCGTGACGCCGAAGGCCTGCAGCGCTATGTCGAGACCGTCTATGGCGAAGTGCCGGACTGGGTGCCGCTGGAAGAGAACGGTGTCAAGTTCGAAGCCCCGGTGCGTGAAGGCCAGAAAACCGGCTGGTTCTACGACCACCGCATGAACCGTGCACGCCTGGCGCCGTACGTGAAAGGCAAGCGCGTGCTCGACCTGTTCAGCTACATCGGTGGCTGGGGCGTGCAGGCCGGTGCCTTCGGCGCCAGCGAAGTGTTCTGCGTCGATGCCTCGGGCTTTGCCCTGGACGGCGTGGAGCGTAACGCCGCGCTGAACGGCATCAGCGAGAAGCTGACCTGCATCGAAGGCGACGTGTTCGAAGCCCTGCGCGAGCTCAAGGCCGCCGAAGAGCGCTTCGACGTGATCATTGCCGACCCACCCGCCTTCATCAAACGCAAGAAAGACCTGAAAAACGGCGAAGCGGCCTACCGCCGCCTGAACGAGCAGGCCATGCGCATGCTGACCAAGGACGGCATCCTGGTCAGCGCCTCGTGCTCCATGCACCTGCCCGAGGACGACCTGCACAACATCCTGCTGACCAGCGCCCGCCACCTGGACCGCAACATGCAACTGCTCGAGCGCGGCGGCCAAGGCCCGGACCACCCGGTGCACCCGGCCATCGCCGAAACCCGCTACATCAAGAGCATCACCTGCCGGTTGTTGCCCAACAGCTGA
- the mutM gene encoding bifunctional DNA-formamidopyrimidine glycosylase/DNA-(apurinic or apyrimidinic site) lyase, which produces MPELPEVETTRRGIAPHLEGQRVSRVVVRDRRLRWPVPEDLDVRLSGQRIVSVERRAKYLLINAEVGTLISHLGMSGNLRLVELGLPAARHEHVDIELESGLMLRYTDPRRFGAMLWSLDPFNHELLLRLGPEPLTDLFDGERLFQLSRGRSMAVKPFIMDNAVVVGVGNIYATEALFAAGIDPRRQAGGISRARYLKLAIEIKRVLAAAIEQGGTTLRDFIGGDGQPGYFQQELFVYGRGGQPCKVCGTELREVKLGQRASVYCPRCQR; this is translated from the coding sequence ATGCCGGAATTACCTGAAGTAGAAACCACCCGGCGCGGTATTGCGCCCCATCTGGAAGGCCAGCGTGTCAGCCGGGTAGTGGTGCGTGACCGGCGCCTGCGCTGGCCGGTTCCGGAAGACCTGGATGTACGTCTGTCAGGGCAGCGCATCGTCAGTGTCGAGCGGCGTGCCAAGTACCTGTTGATCAATGCCGAGGTCGGTACCCTGATCAGTCACCTGGGCATGTCGGGCAACCTGCGCCTGGTCGAGCTGGGCTTGCCCGCAGCCAGGCATGAGCACGTGGATATCGAGCTGGAATCGGGGTTGATGCTGCGCTACACCGACCCGCGCCGCTTTGGCGCGATGCTGTGGAGCCTGGACCCGTTCAACCACGAACTGCTGCTGCGCCTGGGGCCGGAGCCGCTGACCGACCTGTTCGACGGCGAGCGGCTGTTCCAGCTGTCCCGTGGGCGGTCGATGGCGGTCAAGCCGTTCATCATGGACAACGCGGTGGTGGTGGGGGTGGGCAACATCTACGCCACCGAGGCGCTGTTTGCCGCCGGCATCGACCCCCGTCGGCAAGCGGGCGGGATTTCCCGGGCGCGCTATCTGAAGCTGGCGATCGAGATCAAGCGCGTGCTGGCGGCGGCGATCGAGCAGGGCGGCACCACGCTACGCGACTTCATCGGTGGCGACGGGCAGCCGGGGTACTTCCAGCAGGAATTGTTCGTGTACGGGCGGGGCGGGCAGCCATGCAAGGTGTGCGGCACGGAGTTGCGCGAGGTGAAGCTGGGGCAGCGGGCGAGTGTGTATTGCCCGCGCTGCCAGCGCTGA
- a CDS encoding magnesium transporter translates to MQNQIDKNILQPETHAALEAQRREATEDFHKGASITNHVGNLRDATLGLLYRKRVLWLVVLVFGNLFSGAGIAAFEETIAAHIALVFFLPLLVDSGGNAGAQSATLMVRGLATGDVVMRDWWRMLGREFGVALALGVTMAIAVASLGVLRGGPQIALIVASSMVVIVLVGSLIGMSLPFLLSRFKLDPATASGPLITSIADAAGVLVYFGIATQVLGI, encoded by the coding sequence ATGCAAAATCAAATCGATAAAAACATCCTTCAACCGGAGACCCACGCAGCCCTTGAGGCGCAGCGGCGCGAAGCGACCGAGGATTTTCACAAAGGCGCTTCGATCACCAACCATGTTGGAAACCTGCGGGATGCAACCCTTGGGTTGCTTTACCGCAAGCGTGTGCTATGGCTGGTGGTGCTGGTGTTTGGCAACCTGTTTTCCGGGGCGGGTATTGCCGCATTCGAGGAAACCATAGCCGCACACATCGCCCTGGTGTTCTTCCTGCCGTTGCTGGTGGACAGTGGCGGCAATGCCGGCGCCCAGTCGGCGACGCTGATGGTACGTGGCTTGGCCACAGGGGACGTGGTGATGCGTGACTGGTGGCGCATGCTGGGGCGTGAATTCGGCGTGGCGCTGGCGTTGGGCGTAACCATGGCCATTGCAGTGGCGTCTTTGGGAGTGCTGCGCGGCGGGCCGCAAATCGCGTTGATTGTTGCCAGCAGCATGGTGGTGATCGTGCTGGTAGGCAGCCTGATCGGCATGAGCCTGCCGTTCCTGCTCAGCCGCTTCAAGCTGGACCCGGCCACGGCCAGTGGGCCGCTGATCACATCGATTGCCGATGCGGCGGGGGTGCTGGTGTATTTCGGGATAGCGACGCAGGTGTTGGGGATCTGA
- a CDS encoding twin-arginine translocation pathway signal protein → MHRRELLRFSLGASVFLAGTSLVGCSAQTAATGYQVLRNDDLPLLRALIPVVLAGTQAAETLVLHSLDHKLAALSPEMLKLTRQLFDVLSLPLTRGPLTGVWGAWDQASAAQVTAFLQRWQDSSLNLLRMGHASLLQLLQMAWYERPESWAACGYPGPPKI, encoded by the coding sequence ATGCACCGCCGCGAACTGCTGCGCTTCAGCCTTGGTGCCAGCGTCTTTCTGGCCGGTACCAGCCTGGTCGGCTGCAGCGCACAAACAGCCGCGACCGGCTACCAGGTATTGCGCAACGACGACCTGCCGCTGTTGCGCGCGTTGATCCCGGTGGTACTGGCCGGTACGCAGGCCGCCGAGACCCTGGTGCTGCACAGCCTCGACCACAAGCTGGCGGCGCTGTCGCCGGAAATGCTCAAGCTCACCCGGCAGTTGTTCGACGTGCTCAGCCTGCCGCTCACCCGTGGTCCCCTGACCGGTGTCTGGGGCGCCTGGGACCAAGCCAGCGCCGCGCAGGTCACGGCCTTCCTGCAACGTTGGCAGGACAGCTCGCTGAACCTGCTGCGCATGGGCCACGCCTCGCTGCTGCAGTTGCTGCAGATGGCCTGGTACGAACGCCCCGAATCCTGGGCCGCCTGCGGCTACCCGGGGCCACCGAAAATCTGA